The following are encoded together in the Osmerus eperlanus chromosome 18, fOsmEpe2.1, whole genome shotgun sequence genome:
- the LOC134038752 gene encoding zinc finger protein 703-like — protein MKDSPSGSITHQVRERTTKPTEASYNQKCRPGAFVSLLTPLDPIRQSKRLPIRMLNMLTAHTSHLLHPEYLQPLTSAPVSIELDAKKSPLALLAQTCSQIGKPDPPSSSKLGSISSSGLGDKEGGGRCSGSNSSLKLGEHRPTLDDKSSFKPYSKVGGDSRRDSVSSTNGNSDKTGFRVPNNGSTNGSSANSQSFSPSSRTSSVSPPQHSQIASQSHRQSQSPSGQQASQPQTLNGESKPEQASPNSSSSSCVSSGHLKKELDLSKSHLDGPQLANSSHARASTNSSNGSSESSTNHEAGKVDSQVTQSNLAHGHITPISPYKTGHSVFPLSSAGMAYHGSVAYAGYPSQFVQGLDHTKSGLGVGVPGKHPSSSPLTGASPPSFMQGLCRDPYCLSYPNAPHLGGSNCTSCVHDPSSSLKSGYPLVYPSHPLHSLHPSTLSSSVSPSLSHPLYTYGFMLNDPMPHACNWVSAGGPCDKRFANSEELLAHLRTHTSLAGGMDSKLLSAYPSVSSAASCHLHLPHQSSPASLPSTFSLRAPPSLGLARYHPYSKVHLPPGPGSIPMHSLQSTAPYYPHYALYSQRLGSASALGYQ, from the exons ATGAAAGATTCCCCCTCTGGATCTATTACGCACCAAGTACGCGAGCGGACCACCAAGCCTACTGAAGCTAGTTATAACCAGAAGTGTAGACCGGGCGCTTTTGTGTCTTTACTTACTCCTTTGGATCCTATTCGCCAGTCAAAGCGACTCCCTATTCGGATGCTCAATATGTTGACCGCGCACACAAGCCACTTACTACACCCGGAGTACCTGCAGCCGCTGACATCTGCACCAGTGAGCATCGAG CTGGATGCCAAGAAGAGCCCCCTAGCCCTGTTAGCTCAGACCTGCTCCCAGATAGGTAAACCAGATCCTCCTTCTTCATCCAAACTGGgctccatctcctccagtgGCCTGGGGGACAAAGAGGGAGGTGGGCGTTGCTCCGGCTCCAACTCCAGCTTGAAGCTGGGCGAACACCGCCCCACCCTGGATGACAAGTCCAGCTTCAAGCCCTACTCCAAAGTGGGCGGCGACAGTCGTAGGGATAGTGTCAGCAGCACCAACGGCAACAGTGACAAGACTGGCTTCAGGGTTCCGAACAACGGCAGTACTAACGGTAGCTCAGCTAACAGCCAGTCTTTCTCCCCCAGCTCCAGAACAAGCAGCGTTTCACCCCCTCAGCACAGCCAGATTGCCTCCCAGTCCCACAGACAAAGCCAGTCTCCCAGTGGACAGCAGGCTTCACAACCTCAGACTCTGAACGGAGAGAGCAAACCGGAGCAGGCCAGtccaaacagcagcagcagcagctgtgtcAGCAGCGGCCATCTTAAGAAAGAATTAGACCTGAGTAAGTCTCATTTGGACGGCCCCCAGCTTGCCAACTCCAGCCATGCCCGAGCCAGCACCAACTCCAGCAACGGCAGCTCTGAAAGCAGCACCAACCATGAGGCAGGGAAGGTGGACTCCCAGGTCACCCAGTCAAACCTGGCCCACGGACACATCACGCCCATCTCCCCCTACAAGACAGGGCACTCGGTGTTCCCGCTCTCCTCAGCCGGGATGGCCTATCACGGCTCTGTAGCCTATGCAGGCTACCCATCCCAGTTCGTCCAAGGGCTGGACCATACCAAGTCCGGCCTTGGAGTGGGGGTCCCAGGGAAACATCCCAGCTCCAGTCCGCTCACGGgtgcctctcccccttccttcatGCAGGGTTTATGCAGGGACCCGTACTGCCTTAGCTACCCCAACGCACCCCACCTGGGAGGCAGCAACTGCACTTCCTGTGTCCacgacccctcctcctccctcaaatCGGGCTACCCGTTGGTCtatccctcccatcctctccactccctccaccccagcacCCTGTCGTCCAGCGTGTCTCCGTCCCTGTCCCACCCTCTCTACACCTACGGCTTCATGCTCAACGACCCCATGCCCCATGCCTGCAACTGGGTATCGGCCGGGGGGCCCTGCGACAAGCGCTTCGCCAACTCGGAGGAGCTCCTGGCTCACCTGCGCACCCACACGTCCCTGGCCGGAGGAATGGACAGCAAGCTGCTCTCAGCCTACCCCTCGGTGTCCTCCGCCGCCTCctgccacctccacctgccgcACCAGAGCAGCCCGGCCTCCCTGCCCAGCACCTTCTCCCTCAGGGCGCCCCCTAGCTTGGGCCTGGCCCGCTACCACCCTTACAGCAAGGTCCACCTGCCTCCCGGGCCGGGCTCCATCCCCATGCACTCTCTCCAGTCCACGGCTCCATACTACCCCCACTATGCCCTCTACAGCCAGAGACTGGGCTCTGCCTCCGCCCTGGGTTACCAGTGA